A single Montipora foliosa isolate CH-2021 chromosome 7, ASM3666993v2, whole genome shotgun sequence DNA region contains:
- the LOC138011493 gene encoding dol-P-Glc:Glc(2)Man(9)GlcNAc(2)-PP-Dol alpha-1,2-glucosyltransferase-like: MAAFPFFSFCSALLALSVGIFIQFNAKQPKPYMDEIFHIPQAHKYCHYKFRDWDPKITTLPGMYFVSIVGLRVLSFLRGRTLHALCSTAFLRFTNIPFLLGNVCLLRQLLLRLHCPVDVKKSQGHKGEATKWFNEEFVTKCSATALVLIVFPVLYFFTFLYYTDSSSVFFVLLMYYLGLCGNHMSAALAGFVSVAIRQTNVIWVVFTAGVAALRTLEPLVDQSNSSNSLALLTEFKMFCGGFIKHFSKLLKRLWAYGAVVLVFGLFILWNGGIAVGDKTQHKACLNFPQLFYLLLFTLSFSCPLLLSPNDILGYLKFVKTLKKTFKFIGVLLIALLMIVLVYKFTYVHDYLLADNRHYPFYIWRKFYARHWSLKYALVPLYMFAGFCIHSKLAARQHSLWVLMFYSCVAMVTVPQKLLEFRYFIIPYLLFRLHIPLVSYARLFMECFLYVCVNAITIHLFLKKPFQWAHDPEEVQRFMW, from the exons atggcggcctttCCGTTCTTCTCGTTCTGTTCTGCTTTGTTGGCTTTGTCTGTGGGAATTTTCATTCAGTTTAACGCTAAGCAACCAAAACCATACATGGATGAGATTTTTCACATACCTCAAGCTCACAAATACTGTCATTACAAGTTCCGAGACTGGGACCCGAAGATAACAACCTTGCCTGGGATGTACTTTGTGTCGATTGTGGGATTACGAGTTTTATCATTTCTCCGTGGACGAACGTTGCATGCGTTGTGCTCAACTGCTTTCCTTCGTTTTACGAATATACCATTTCTATTGGGAAATGTTTGCCTTTTGAGACAACTTCTGCTCCGTTTACACTGTCCAGTGGATGTAAAAAAATCTCAAGGACACAAG GGAGAGGCAACAAAATGGTTCAATGAAGAGTTTGTGACAAAGTGCTCAGCCACAGCTCTTGTCCTCATCGTGTTTCCAgttctttactttttcactttcctgTACTACACCGATTCCAGCTCTGTATTCTTTGTGCTACTCATGTATTACCTTGGTCTCTGTGGAAATCACATGTCAGCAGCACTAGCTGGCTTTGTGTCAGTTGCCATTCGCCAGACTAATGTGATTTGGGTTGTGTTCACTGCTGGAGTGGCCGCGTTGCGAACTTTAGAACCACTTGTTGACCAATCAAATTCTAGCAATTCACTGGCGTTGTTAACAGAATTCAAGATGTTTTGTGGAGGTTTTatcaaacatttttcaaaactgcTCAAGAGGCTGTGGGCATATGGTGCAGTTGTTCTCGTATTTGGACTCTTCATACTTTGGAATGGTGGAATTGCTGTGGGAGACAAAACTCAACATAAAGCATGCCTAAattttccacagcttttttatcttttgttgttTACTCTATCATTCAGTTGTCCATTACTTCTTTCTCCAAATGACATCCTAGGTTATCTCAAATTTGTCAAAACTCTCAAGAAAACATTTAAATTCATAGGGGTACTTTTAATAGCACTTCTCATGATTGTTCTTGTGTACAAATTTACTTATGTCCATGACTACCTGCTTGCCGATAATCGTCATTATCCTTTCTACATATGGCGGAAATTTTATGCTAGACATTGGTCATTGAAATATGCTCTTGTACCACTTTACATGTTTGCAGGATTTTGTATTCATAGTAAATTAGCTGCCAGACAACATAGCCTTTGGGTTCTCATGTTCTATAGCtgtgttgctatggtaactgTTCCACAAAAACTTCTGGAATTCCGTTATTTTATTATCCCATACTTATTATTTCGGCTTCACATCCCACTTGTGTCATATGCAAGGTTATTTATGGAATGTTTCCTGTATGTCTGTGTTAATGCCATAACcattcatttatttttgaagAAACCATTTCAATGGGCTCATGACCCAGAagaggtgcaaagatttatgtGGTAA